One segment of Colius striatus isolate bColStr4 chromosome 23, bColStr4.1.hap1, whole genome shotgun sequence DNA contains the following:
- the BARX2 gene encoding homeobox protein BarH-like 2 → MQCQPPPRPGRPKAGRRRYKTFMIDEILSKETCDYFEKLSLYSVCPSLLVRPKPLHSCAGSPSLRAYPLISVITRQPSVVPQLVPAASSPRVLPAQPCSGPAGSEAPASETQGSSESEAEQPGPRLKKPRRSRTIFTELQLMGLEKKFQKQKYLSTPDRLDLAQSLGLTQLQVKTWYQNRRMKWKKMVLKGGQEAPTKPKGRPKKNSIPTSEEIEAEEKMNSQAQNQELEGSQAPEEPQMTEEKPEVSLETEKSPEHIPEPSSEETTRLS, encoded by the exons ATGCAGTGCCagcccccgccgcggcccggccgcCCCAAGGCAGGCAGGCGGCGCTACAAGACCTTCATGATCGACGAGATCCTCTCCAAGGAGACCTGCGATTACTTCGAGAAACTTTCCCTCTACTCCGTGTGTCCGTCTCTGCTGGTCCGGCCCAAGCCGCTGCACTCTTGCGCCG gatctccttctctgagggcCTATCCTCTCATCTCTGTCATCACCAGGCAGCCCTCTGTGGTCCCTCAGCTCGtgccagctgcctccagcccccgTGTGCTGCCGGCCCAGCCGTGCTCGGGGCCCGCGGGCTCGGAGGCGCCGGCCAGCGAGACCCAGGGCAGCAGCGAGTCGGAGGCAGAGCAGCCCGGGCCTCGCTTGAAGAAGCCACGCAGGAGTAGGACCATCTTCACAGAGCTCCAGCTCATGGGCTTGGAGAAGAAATTCCAGAAGCAGAAGTATCTCTCTACCCCTGACAG GCTCGACTTAGCCCAGTCACTGGGGCTGACTCAGCTCCAGGTGAAGACATGGTACCAGAACCGTAGGATGAAGTGGAAGAAAATG GTGCTGAAGGGAGGACAAGAAGCTCCAACAAAGCCCAAAGGCCGTCCAAAGAAAAACTCCATCCCAACCTCGGAGGAAATtgaagcagaggagaaaatgaaCAGCCAGGCTCAGAATCAGGAGCTGGAGGGATCTCAAGCCCCTGAGGAGCCTCAAATGACAGAAGAGAAGCCAGAAGTGTCTTTGGAGACAGAGAAGTCTCCAGAACATATACCAGAGCCCTCCTCAGAGGAGACAACACGATTAAgttaa